A genomic stretch from Algoriphagus halophilus includes:
- a CDS encoding histidine kinase → MNNLQSHISASHIEDILLHFSNSMGDLETEEEILWDMTRNCISILGFEDAVVYLVDENKEYLEQKAAFGPKNPEGNEIINALKVKIGEGVTGEVASTGLPLIIKDTRTYKKYIKDDEFRLSEIAVPIMLEGKVIGVIDSEHSQANYFTDQHLKILLAVASIYAGQIARIRALKSIKESEFERWKIQQKASRLKMEALSAQLSPHFVFNSLNAIQHYILLEDKRKSLRFLSIFGKLLRYFMSQLSEESVSVKDELQMLDWYLQLQKLRYGEKLNYSLSEGNLKDFPHARISSIIVQSLIENLLEEQISQSDGHSEIELGFQISTSEIKFNVLINNKKELSGSNDTPSYFNSLTPWEEYIRILNEIRPFEIKSKVFEEVNPGNGSYLKSVEIIFPNLANP, encoded by the coding sequence TTGAACAATTTACAATCACATATTTCCGCATCCCATATTGAAGATATACTACTTCATTTTTCCAACTCCATGGGAGACTTGGAGACGGAGGAAGAAATTCTGTGGGATATGACCAGAAACTGTATCTCAATACTAGGCTTTGAGGATGCAGTGGTTTATTTGGTGGATGAAAACAAAGAATACCTGGAGCAAAAAGCTGCATTTGGACCTAAAAACCCTGAGGGAAATGAAATCATTAACGCCCTAAAGGTGAAAATCGGAGAAGGGGTAACCGGAGAAGTGGCCAGCACAGGACTTCCATTGATCATTAAAGATACCAGGACGTATAAAAAGTATATCAAAGATGACGAATTCCGTCTTTCTGAAATTGCGGTACCCATTATGCTTGAAGGGAAAGTGATTGGTGTTATTGACAGTGAACACTCCCAAGCAAATTATTTTACGGACCAACACTTAAAAATCCTGTTGGCTGTTGCCTCCATTTATGCCGGACAAATAGCTAGAATCAGAGCTTTAAAATCCATCAAAGAATCGGAATTCGAGCGATGGAAAATCCAACAAAAGGCTTCTAGACTAAAAATGGAAGCCCTTTCAGCTCAACTTAGTCCCCACTTTGTATTTAATTCCTTAAATGCGATCCAACATTATATCTTATTAGAAGACAAGCGTAAATCCCTGAGGTTTCTAAGCATTTTCGGGAAGCTTCTTCGCTATTTCATGAGTCAACTTTCAGAAGAATCAGTCAGTGTGAAGGATGAATTACAAATGTTGGATTGGTATTTACAATTACAAAAATTACGGTATGGAGAAAAGCTGAATTATTCCCTATCAGAAGGTAATTTAAAGGATTTCCCTCATGCAAGAATCTCCTCCATCATTGTCCAAAGTCTGATTGAAAACTTACTTGAAGAACAGATCTCTCAATCCGATGGTCATTCAGAAATAGAATTGGGTTTCCAAATATCAACTTCTGAGATTAAATTCAATGTATTGATAAACAACAAAAAGGAACTGAGTGGCTCTAATGATACTCCGAGCTACTTTAACAGTCTAACCCCTTGGGAAGAGTACATAAGAATATTAAATGAAATCAGACCTTTTGAAATAAAATCCAAGGTATTTGAAGAGGTTAACCCAGGCAATGGCAGTTATCTAAAATCCGTTGAAATTATCTTTCCCAATTTAGCCAATCCATGA
- a CDS encoding 30S ribosomal protein THX — protein MGKGDMKTKKGKTNRGTFGASRPKKESNKAARREKFKIKED, from the coding sequence ATGGGAAAAGGAGATATGAAAACTAAAAAAGGTAAAACCAACAGAGGGACTTTTGGCGCCAGTAGACCTAAGAAAGAGTCGAACAAAGCTGCAAGAAGGGAAAAATTTAAAATAAAAGAGGATTAA
- a CDS encoding LamB/YcsF family protein yields the protein MTKKQLPEINCDLGEGIPSEEKIFPWIDAASIACGGHYGDRSSIYQSLQLAKKFGKNVGAHPSYPDRENFGRQSISISNEDLIQSIQTQLNLFLEVANDLGFTLDHIKFHGALYNDAAKRVDLAASLTNFLLKTYPQTPVFTPPNSEMERLCIEKGLPIRREVFADRAYHSDYSLVSRNIKGSLLSDFESINHQLDPLFTKGELISIEGVHLPIQADTLCFHGDNPGLDSFLSAIRQTWWT from the coding sequence ATGACTAAGAAACAATTACCGGAAATAAATTGTGATTTAGGGGAAGGCATACCCTCTGAAGAAAAGATTTTTCCGTGGATTGATGCCGCTAGTATCGCCTGCGGAGGACATTATGGAGATCGATCCAGTATATATCAATCTTTACAGTTGGCAAAAAAATTCGGAAAGAATGTAGGAGCCCATCCCTCCTACCCAGATCGGGAAAATTTTGGTAGGCAATCCATTTCGATCAGCAATGAGGATTTGATTCAAAGTATTCAAACGCAACTCAACTTATTTCTTGAGGTCGCCAATGACTTGGGCTTCACATTGGATCATATCAAGTTCCATGGTGCCCTGTATAATGATGCTGCGAAAAGAGTGGATCTTGCAGCATCCTTGACCAACTTCCTCCTAAAGACCTATCCCCAAACACCTGTTTTCACTCCTCCCAATTCGGAAATGGAAAGACTGTGCATAGAAAAAGGGTTGCCAATCAGAAGAGAGGTGTTTGCAGATAGAGCCTATCATTCAGATTATTCATTGGTATCAAGAAATATCAAGGGTTCTCTGCTCAGTGATTTCGAGAGTATCAATCACCAATTGGATCCATTATTTACCAAAGGCGAACTAATCTCTATAGAGGGTGTCCATTTACCGATTCAAGCGGATACTTTATGCTTTCATGGAGACAATCCAGGCTTGGATTCTTTTCTTTCAGCAATTAGACAAACCTGGTGGACATGA
- a CDS encoding sensor histidine kinase: protein MKELPLSIFFIFLLNFQLSAQERSPTYRVLVFPTVFKMDSAISINQAMDYSNQGLFQTTENLGIAKQGYHYWFKIDLAEAISKNNIQDSIYFYPYGVEKGNLFIVRNSRLTPLVFNIMGENDLKRTNLESPFYISISKNELINGSKLYLVTHYLRATPDLSNKTFSISSPEAHQLFSGYISHNSFKSQVLAFFFLGVAAVLMVFNLILFFNMKERQYIYYGLFLLFQLIYYSRISPLLAVNFGYGHYHFFFWLTSISQILINTFYMLFIRHFLDFPKYLPKFDRIVKGIVILLASLIVLVSVLIYHDPYNAFQANLMNWQRYFMATFAFVGVAYLWKVYQGKLVYFVIAGTLIFTTGALLTMFLLDLDYMITGSAIESTIFALGLSYKIKVISQEKREAESEAFQTRLGALRAQINPHFIFNSLSSIQHLISSEQKVPALKYLAKFSKFVRQVLENSLDVHVSLEKEIELLKVYLDLESLRFEHAFTYEVILPEDSNICYEEVPMLIIQPFVENAIKHGLLAKKSEDKKLTIRFFDKGDYILCEVEDNGIGREAAEKMKGTNYRPSRGMGLTYERLQLETKWSTKEDLIVFEDLEQGTKVTIKIPKQ, encoded by the coding sequence ATGAAAGAGCTTCCCCTTTCTATATTTTTTATCTTTTTGCTCAACTTTCAACTTTCGGCACAGGAAAGGAGCCCCACCTACCGAGTTCTGGTCTTTCCCACTGTTTTTAAAATGGACTCTGCCATTTCCATCAATCAGGCAATGGATTATTCAAACCAAGGACTTTTCCAAACCACAGAAAATCTTGGGATAGCGAAGCAGGGATATCACTATTGGTTTAAAATTGATTTGGCAGAGGCAATCTCAAAAAACAACATTCAAGACTCGATTTATTTTTATCCTTATGGTGTGGAAAAAGGGAATCTTTTCATTGTCAGAAATAGTAGGCTAACTCCTTTGGTATTCAATATCATGGGAGAAAATGATTTAAAAAGAACAAACCTTGAAAGTCCATTTTATATCAGTATTTCTAAGAATGAATTGATTAATGGATCCAAATTATACCTGGTCACTCATTATTTAAGGGCTACTCCTGACCTTTCCAATAAAACATTTTCGATCAGCTCGCCGGAAGCGCACCAGCTGTTTTCCGGATATATTAGCCACAATTCATTCAAAAGTCAGGTTCTTGCTTTCTTCTTTTTAGGAGTAGCGGCCGTATTGATGGTTTTTAATCTGATTCTATTTTTTAACATGAAGGAACGCCAATACATTTATTATGGCTTATTTCTGTTATTTCAACTGATCTATTATTCGAGGATCAGTCCCTTGCTGGCAGTCAATTTCGGATATGGTCATTACCACTTTTTCTTTTGGCTCACCTCCATCTCTCAGATTTTAATCAATACTTTTTACATGCTCTTTATCAGGCATTTTCTAGATTTCCCCAAATACCTGCCAAAATTTGATCGGATAGTAAAAGGAATCGTGATTTTGTTAGCAAGCCTAATTGTTCTTGTCAGTGTTTTGATTTATCATGATCCCTACAATGCCTTTCAAGCCAATCTAATGAACTGGCAAAGGTATTTTATGGCAACATTTGCTTTTGTTGGCGTAGCATACTTATGGAAGGTGTACCAAGGCAAATTGGTCTATTTCGTCATTGCGGGTACCCTCATTTTTACCACTGGAGCTTTATTGACCATGTTTTTACTGGATCTGGATTACATGATCACAGGTTCCGCTATAGAAAGCACCATTTTCGCATTAGGCCTTTCTTATAAAATCAAAGTAATCAGTCAGGAAAAACGTGAGGCTGAATCGGAAGCATTTCAGACCAGACTCGGCGCACTTCGAGCTCAAATCAATCCACATTTTATTTTCAATAGTCTCAGTTCCATTCAACATCTGATAAGCAGTGAACAAAAAGTACCCGCTTTAAAATACCTGGCAAAATTCAGCAAATTTGTACGGCAGGTCCTGGAAAATTCATTGGATGTACATGTAAGCCTAGAAAAGGAAATTGAGCTCTTAAAGGTATACTTGGACTTGGAGTCCCTTCGCTTTGAACACGCATTTACCTATGAGGTCATCCTACCTGAAGATTCCAATATCTGCTATGAGGAGGTTCCTATGTTGATCATTCAACCCTTTGTAGAGAATGCAATCAAACATGGCCTGCTCGCTAAGAAATCGGAGGACAAAAAACTAACCATCCGTTTTTTTGATAAGGGCGACTATATCTTATGCGAGGTGGAAGACAACGGAATAGGAAGAGAAGCAGCTGAAAAAATGAAAGGAACCAATTACCGACCATCAAGAGGCATGGGCTTAACCTATGAGCGTCTTCAATTAGAAACGAAATGGTCAACTAAAGAAGACCTTATAGTTTTTGAAGATTTAGAGCAAGGAACAAAAGTGACCATTAAAATCCCCAAACAATGA
- a CDS encoding 5-oxoprolinase subunit C family protein, translating to MKENQSMSILRTGPGTSVQDLGREGFGQYGIPVSGAMDRISMRWVNHLLQNPEEEAVLEISQPGLKIHFESPTTICIAGAKANLKLNDSPIKSEGLLSIKEGDELSFGSFILGARVYLGVKKGFKVPTLLNSKSTYPGITELGMLKKGDLLEYASIQEHPNPTWSRVKFDRNWMNSNTIEAYPGPEWKELSDTTKTEIQHTTFTISHLQNRMAFQLEELIPNSLSEMATAAVYPGTVQLTSGGKLIILMKDAQVTGGYPRILQLSEKSIAQLSQKSPYQQFSFKIKKALISQSLY from the coding sequence ATGAAGGAAAATCAATCTATGTCGATTTTGCGTACTGGTCCGGGTACCAGTGTCCAGGACCTTGGCAGAGAGGGTTTTGGACAATACGGAATTCCGGTATCAGGGGCAATGGATCGCATTTCTATGCGTTGGGTAAATCACTTATTACAAAACCCGGAGGAAGAAGCTGTATTGGAAATTTCTCAGCCAGGCCTGAAGATACACTTTGAATCCCCTACCACCATATGCATTGCTGGGGCGAAAGCAAACCTCAAGTTAAACGACTCCCCTATTAAATCTGAAGGTTTACTTTCCATCAAGGAAGGCGATGAACTTAGTTTTGGTTCCTTCATCTTGGGGGCTAGGGTGTATTTGGGAGTAAAAAAAGGATTCAAGGTTCCTACCTTACTGAATAGCAAAAGCACCTACCCCGGTATTACTGAACTAGGAATGTTAAAAAAAGGGGATCTCTTGGAATATGCATCCATTCAAGAACATCCCAACCCCACCTGGTCCAGGGTAAAATTTGATCGAAACTGGATGAATTCCAACACCATCGAAGCATATCCTGGTCCCGAATGGAAGGAGTTATCCGATACCACCAAGACCGAAATTCAACATACCACATTTACCATTTCCCATCTTCAAAACCGAATGGCCTTCCAATTGGAAGAGCTTATTCCCAACTCCTTAAGTGAAATGGCTACTGCTGCGGTATATCCTGGCACCGTCCAGTTAACCTCGGGTGGAAAACTAATCATTTTAATGAAGGATGCACAAGTGACCGGGGGCTATCCCAGAATTCTCCAGCTATCTGAAAAATCAATTGCCCAGCTTTCCCAAAAATCACCCTACCAACAATTTTCTTTTAAAATAAAAAAGGCCCTGATCTCTCAGAGCCTATATTAA
- the pxpB gene encoding 5-oxoprolinase subunit PxpB: MKPIHSIITPTLSEIKWNLEISDLLLQKQLALKSILESHFQKNILEIRVGFKTLGISWKSKLPFKEVQALMDQFEEMEEYAPLSNKVWQIPACYDVDLGRDLENLASAKGLEVEALIDLHSKNNYRLHFYGFLPGFMYLQGLPNVLFTPRKSVPDASVPAGSIAIGGNQTGIYPSDSPGGWHLIGQTPIILFDPSNSPPVWASPGDLIKFNPITLEEFKSIQQDPHQPVWKK, from the coding sequence ATGAAACCGATTCACTCCATCATCACCCCCACCCTTTCCGAGATAAAATGGAACCTGGAAATTTCCGACCTGCTTTTACAAAAACAGTTAGCGCTAAAAAGTATTCTTGAAAGCCATTTTCAAAAAAACATACTAGAGATACGGGTTGGATTCAAGACTCTGGGAATCTCCTGGAAATCCAAACTTCCTTTCAAGGAGGTTCAAGCCCTTATGGATCAATTTGAGGAAATGGAAGAATATGCTCCCCTTTCTAACAAGGTCTGGCAAATCCCTGCCTGCTATGATGTAGACCTTGGAAGAGATTTAGAAAATTTAGCTTCTGCCAAAGGTTTAGAAGTGGAAGCCTTGATTGACCTTCATTCAAAAAATAACTACCGATTACATTTCTATGGTTTTTTACCTGGCTTTATGTACTTGCAAGGTCTTCCCAACGTACTTTTTACCCCTAGAAAATCTGTCCCAGATGCCAGTGTACCAGCTGGATCTATTGCTATTGGAGGAAATCAAACAGGAATATACCCAAGTGATAGTCCTGGTGGATGGCATTTAATTGGCCAAACACCGATTATTCTTTTTGATCCCTCAAACAGTCCTCCTGTTTGGGCCAGTCCTGGGGATCTAATTAAATTCAACCCAATCACTTTAGAGGAATTCAAATCAATTCAACAGGATCCTCATCAACCGGTTTGGAAAAAATGA
- a CDS encoding LytR/AlgR family response regulator transcription factor: protein MKPLQVIIVEDEFHSRETLKTFLEEYCPEVEVLDTASNVEEAINKISNYQPNLVFMDIELQTGTGFDVIQKIKHLNFHLIFTTAFEHYAIKAIKFSSIDYLLKPIDLEELLEAVQKAKSLVQEESRQHLLENLLSNFQTPTLENRKICLATSEGIEFIPTNQISYCEANGSYTDFHLTDGRKLVVSKNLKEYENLLGEMNFMRVHNSFLINLGEVRKFVKSEGGYIVMNNDRQVSISNSKRDAFMKRMGI, encoded by the coding sequence ATGAAACCATTGCAAGTGATTATTGTAGAGGATGAATTCCATAGTAGGGAAACCCTCAAAACTTTTTTAGAAGAATACTGCCCGGAGGTAGAGGTTCTTGATACTGCATCCAATGTTGAGGAGGCTATAAATAAGATTTCCAACTATCAACCTAACCTGGTTTTTATGGACATTGAATTGCAGACAGGGACTGGATTTGACGTGATACAAAAAATTAAACATTTAAATTTTCACTTAATCTTCACGACAGCATTTGAACATTATGCCATCAAAGCCATCAAATTCAGTTCAATAGATTATCTGTTAAAACCGATTGATCTGGAAGAATTATTGGAGGCGGTTCAGAAGGCAAAAAGCCTGGTTCAGGAAGAATCAAGGCAACATCTGTTAGAGAACCTTTTATCCAACTTTCAAACTCCCACTTTGGAGAACCGAAAAATCTGTTTAGCTACCTCGGAAGGAATAGAATTTATCCCAACCAATCAGATCAGCTATTGTGAAGCCAATGGTTCTTACACCGATTTTCACTTAACTGATGGCCGAAAACTGGTGGTCAGTAAAAACCTGAAAGAGTATGAAAACCTGTTGGGAGAGATGAATTTCATGAGAGTTCATAATAGTTTTTTAATCAATCTGGGGGAAGTGAGGAAGTTTGTAAAATCAGAGGGTGGATACATCGTCATGAATAATGACAGGCAAGTGAGTATTTCCAACTCAAAAAGAGATGCCTTTATGAAAAGGATGGGGATCTAA